One region of Deinococcus budaensis genomic DNA includes:
- a CDS encoding adenylyltransferase/cytidyltransferase family protein — translation MTPLGAVYVGRFQPPHAAHVASVRHALAQAPRVLVLLGSANLARSVKNPFTAAERARMLRGALREAGADLRRVAFRPLPDRFDPDAWAADVRGVAGEVFGAGAAVALVGFEKDASSAYLRWFPGWERLPVPEVPGLNATDLRAALFTGRPRPLPGAVPQAVRALLAGFALTPAFARLRAEWAAVEAARALLPPGTHLQEERWLHVREGQVWLHTRPQAIGRGLWELPGRVLPPGERPEAPAAAVFGAPARALVAPTAAHVFLGPAPAVFPARPVPLARALAAPRRFHEDHHVILTRLLRGEAGPVPPRGEALPS, via the coding sequence GTGACCCCGCTGGGTGCCGTCTACGTCGGGCGCTTCCAGCCGCCCCACGCGGCGCATGTGGCGAGCGTCCGGCACGCGCTGGCCCAGGCTCCCCGCGTGCTGGTGCTGCTGGGAAGCGCCAACCTCGCCCGCTCGGTGAAAAATCCCTTCACGGCCGCCGAGCGGGCGCGGATGCTGCGGGGTGCCCTGCGGGAGGCGGGGGCGGACCTGCGCCGGGTCGCCTTCCGGCCGCTGCCCGACCGCTTCGACCCGGACGCCTGGGCGGCGGACGTGCGCGGGGTGGCGGGGGAAGTGTTCGGCGCGGGGGCGGCGGTCGCCCTCGTCGGCTTCGAAAAGGACGCCAGCAGCGCCTACCTGCGCTGGTTTCCCGGCTGGGAGCGCCTGCCCGTGCCCGAGGTCCCCGGCCTGAACGCGACCGACCTGCGCGCGGCGCTGTTCACGGGGAGGCCGAGGCCGCTGCCCGGGGCAGTGCCGCAGGCGGTGCGCGCCTTGCTGGCTGGGTTCGCCCTCACGCCTGCCTTTGCCCGGCTGCGGGCCGAGTGGGCGGCGGTGGAGGCGGCCCGCGCGTTGCTGCCGCCCGGCACGCACCTGCAAGAGGAACGCTGGCTGCACGTCCGGGAAGGGCAGGTCTGGCTGCACACCCGCCCCCAGGCCATCGGGCGCGGGTTGTGGGAGCTGCCGGGGCGCGTTCTGCCGCCTGGCGAGCGGCCCGAGGCTCCCGCCGCCGCCGTCTTCGGCGCTCCCGCCCGCGCCCTGGTCGCGCCGACCGCCGCGCACGTCTTTCTCGGCCCGGCGCCCGCCGTCTTCCCGGCCCGACCGGTTCCCCTGGCCCGCGCGCTGGCCGCGCCCCGGCGCTTTCACGAAGACCACCACGTGATCCTGACGCGGCTGCTGAGGGGTGAGGCTGGCCCGGTGCCCCCGCGTGGGGAAGCGCTCCCGTCCTGA
- the meaB gene encoding methylmalonyl Co-A mutase-associated GTPase MeaB, with protein MSHPLAAPLLSGHRRALARAITLTESTRPDHEQEAQALLAEVLPHAGRSIRVGLTGVPGVGKSTLIEALGLHLADAGHRVAVLAVDPSSARTGGSIMGDKTRMPRLTVHPGAYIRPSPSGGTLGGVARRTRETITLCEAAGYDVLLVETVGVGQSETQVAAMTDLFVLLTLPNAGDELQGIKRGIMELADLCVVNKADTDPRAATRAQTELTAALRLLTPHGALWRPRALRTSATTGAGIAELWEAVGEYAATVNLAEKRRAQTAVWFDELLREAAWRAFQTGLDRERLRELRGEVLAGTRTPVQGVRALLSPVAG; from the coding sequence ATGTCCCATCCCCTCGCCGCTCCCCTCCTCTCGGGCCACCGCCGGGCGCTGGCCCGCGCGATCACCCTGACCGAATCGACCCGCCCCGACCACGAGCAGGAGGCGCAGGCGCTGCTCGCGGAGGTGCTGCCCCACGCCGGGCGGTCCATCCGGGTCGGCCTGACGGGCGTGCCGGGCGTGGGCAAAAGCACGCTGATCGAGGCGCTGGGCCTGCACCTCGCGGACGCGGGGCACCGGGTCGCGGTGCTGGCGGTGGACCCCTCCAGCGCCCGTACCGGCGGCTCGATCATGGGGGACAAGACGCGAATGCCCCGGCTCACCGTGCATCCGGGCGCCTATATCCGCCCCAGCCCCAGCGGCGGCACGCTCGGCGGCGTGGCGCGGCGCACCCGCGAGACGATCACGCTGTGCGAGGCCGCCGGATACGACGTGCTGCTCGTCGAGACGGTAGGCGTGGGGCAGTCGGAAACGCAGGTCGCCGCCATGACCGACCTCTTCGTGCTGCTGACGCTACCCAACGCGGGAGACGAGCTTCAGGGCATCAAGCGCGGGATCATGGAACTGGCCGACCTGTGCGTGGTGAACAAGGCCGACACCGATCCCCGGGCCGCCACCCGCGCCCAGACCGAGCTGACGGCGGCGCTGCGGCTGCTGACCCCGCACGGCGCCCTCTGGCGGCCCCGCGCGCTGCGGACCTCGGCCACGACGGGGGCGGGCATCGCGGAGCTGTGGGAGGCGGTGGGCGAGTACGCAGCCACGGTGAATCTCGCGGAAAAACGCCGCGCCCAGACCGCCGTGTGGTTCGACGAGCTGCTGCGCGAGGCGGCCTGGCGGGCCTTCCAGACGGGGCTGGACCGGGAGCGGCTGCGCGAGCTACGCGGAGAGGTGCTGGCGGGCACCCGCACGCCGGTGCAGGGCGTGCGGGCGCTGCTCTCCCCTGTCGCCGGGTAG
- the rpe gene encoding ribulose-phosphate 3-epimerase — protein sequence MNPPPAAAALPARRVKLAPSLLACDFTRLGEELGQVAGADWAHVDVMDGLFVPNISFGLPILAAARRASALFMDVHLMIERPERYLRDFAEAGADGLTVHVEATAHLHRAVGMIRELGKRAGVTLNPGTSLETLRPVLADVDLVLVMSVNPGFGGQKFIPQSLERVRLLRGWLDELGSAAELQVDGGVTPHNARLLAEAGATNLVAGSSVFGPDGAAAGLARLREALT from the coding sequence GTGAATCCTCCTCCGGCTGCCGCTGCTCTCCCGGCCCGGCGCGTGAAACTCGCGCCCAGCCTGCTCGCCTGCGACTTCACCCGGCTCGGGGAAGAACTCGGGCAGGTTGCCGGGGCCGACTGGGCGCATGTGGACGTGATGGACGGTCTGTTCGTGCCCAACATCTCCTTCGGGCTGCCCATCCTGGCCGCCGCCCGGCGGGCGAGTGCGCTGTTCATGGACGTTCACCTGATGATCGAGCGGCCCGAGCGCTACCTGCGCGACTTTGCCGAGGCGGGCGCGGACGGCCTCACGGTCCACGTCGAGGCCACCGCGCACCTGCACCGCGCGGTCGGCATGATCCGCGAACTGGGCAAGCGCGCGGGCGTCACCCTCAACCCCGGCACGTCCTTGGAGACGCTGCGCCCGGTGCTGGCGGACGTGGACCTCGTGCTGGTGATGAGCGTGAATCCCGGCTTCGGCGGGCAGAAGTTCATTCCGCAGAGCCTGGAGCGCGTCCGCCTCCTGCGCGGCTGGCTGGACGAGCTGGGCAGCGCGGCCGAGCTTCAGGTGGACGGCGGGGTGACCCCGCACAATGCCCGCCTGCTGGCAGAGGCCGGGGCGACCAACCTCGTCGCGGGCAGCAGCGTGTTCGGCCCCGACGGGGCGGCGGCGGGCCTCGCGCGGCTGCGGGAGGCGCTGACATGA
- the scpA gene encoding methylmalonyl-CoA mutase gives MTVLPDPTAPDLSAWKALAQKDLRGADPETLNRTTPEGLTLKALYTRADLPEGVDTLPGLPPFTRGPRATMYAARPWTIRQYAGFSTAEESNAFYRRNLAAGQKGLSVAFDLATHRGYDSDHPRVVGDVGKAGVAIDSVEDMKILFDGIPLNEMSVSMTMNGAVLPVLAAFIVAGEEQGVPRAQLSGTIQNDILKEFMVRNTYIYPPTPSMRIVADIIAYTAREMPKFNSISISGYHLQEAGANAALELAYTLADGLEYVRAALKSGLDVDEFAPRLSFFFAIGMNFYTEVAKLRAARLLWDEIMGQFGPKNPMSRALRTHCQTSGWSLTEQDPYNNVIRTAVEAMAAVFGGTQSLHTNAFDEAIGLPTDFSARIARNTQLVIQEETGIPGVVDPWGGSYLMERLTHDLAEKARELMREVEELGGMAKAIESGVPKLRIEESAARKQARIDRGEDVIVGVNKYRPTAETHVDVLNIDNGAVRESQINRLTRVKAERDPAAAEAALKALEDAARTGEGNLLALSVEAMRARATVGEVSDALERVWGRHQAEVRTLSGVYAQGFENDEGFAALQGEIEAFAEAEGRRPRILVVKMGQDGHDRGAKVIATGFADLGFDVDVGPLFQTPEEAARQAVENDVHVIGVSSQAAGHRTLIPQLIQALREQGADDILVVAGGVIPQQDYAELRAAGVAGIFGPGTPILHSAREVLGLLRGRQGTPLTP, from the coding sequence ATGACCGTCCTGCCCGACCCCACCGCCCCTGACCTTTCCGCGTGGAAGGCGCTGGCGCAAAAGGACCTGCGCGGCGCCGATCCCGAGACGCTGAACCGCACCACCCCCGAGGGCCTGACCCTCAAGGCGCTGTACACCCGCGCCGACCTGCCTGAAGGGGTAGACACCCTGCCCGGCCTGCCGCCCTTCACGCGCGGCCCGCGCGCCACCATGTACGCCGCGCGGCCCTGGACCATCCGGCAGTACGCGGGCTTTTCCACCGCCGAGGAGTCCAACGCCTTTTACCGCCGCAACCTCGCCGCCGGGCAAAAGGGCCTCAGCGTGGCCTTTGACCTTGCCACCCACCGGGGCTACGACTCCGACCACCCGCGCGTGGTGGGCGACGTGGGCAAGGCGGGCGTGGCGATTGATTCCGTGGAAGACATGAAAATCCTCTTCGACGGCATTCCGCTGAACGAGATGTCGGTCTCCATGACGATGAACGGCGCCGTGCTCCCCGTACTGGCGGCCTTCATCGTCGCGGGCGAGGAGCAGGGCGTGCCCCGCGCGCAGCTTTCGGGCACCATCCAGAACGACATCCTCAAAGAGTTCATGGTGCGCAACACCTACATCTACCCGCCCACGCCGTCTATGCGGATCGTGGCCGACATCATCGCGTACACGGCGCGGGAGATGCCGAAGTTCAACTCGATCTCGATTTCCGGCTACCACCTTCAGGAGGCGGGGGCGAACGCGGCGCTGGAACTTGCCTACACGCTGGCGGACGGGCTGGAGTACGTGCGGGCGGCACTGAAGTCCGGGCTGGACGTGGACGAGTTCGCGCCCCGGCTCTCCTTTTTCTTCGCCATCGGGATGAACTTCTACACCGAGGTCGCCAAGCTGCGTGCCGCCCGGCTGCTGTGGGACGAGATCATGGGTCAATTTGGGCCGAAGAACCCCATGAGCCGCGCCCTGCGGACCCACTGCCAGACTTCCGGCTGGAGCCTGACCGAGCAGGACCCCTACAACAACGTGATTCGCACGGCGGTCGAGGCGATGGCGGCGGTGTTCGGCGGCACCCAGAGCCTGCACACCAACGCCTTTGACGAGGCCATCGGCCTGCCCACCGACTTCTCGGCCCGCATCGCGCGCAACACGCAGCTGGTGATTCAGGAGGAGACGGGCATCCCGGGCGTGGTGGACCCCTGGGGCGGCTCGTACCTGATGGAGCGGCTGACCCATGACCTCGCGGAGAAAGCCCGCGAGCTGATGCGCGAGGTCGAGGAGCTGGGCGGCATGGCGAAGGCCATCGAATCCGGCGTGCCCAAGCTGCGCATCGAGGAGTCGGCGGCGCGCAAACAGGCCCGCATCGACCGGGGCGAGGACGTGATCGTGGGCGTGAACAAGTACCGCCCGACCGCTGAGACCCATGTGGACGTGCTGAACATCGACAACGGCGCGGTGCGCGAGTCGCAGATCAATCGGCTGACGCGGGTGAAGGCGGAGCGGGACCCCGCGGCCGCCGAGGCGGCATTAAAGGCGCTGGAGGACGCTGCCCGCACGGGTGAGGGCAACCTGCTGGCCCTCAGCGTGGAGGCCATGCGCGCCCGCGCCACCGTGGGCGAGGTCAGTGACGCGCTGGAACGGGTCTGGGGCCGTCACCAGGCCGAGGTGCGCACCCTGTCGGGCGTGTACGCGCAGGGCTTTGAAAACGACGAGGGCTTCGCGGCCCTGCAAGGCGAGATCGAGGCCTTCGCCGAGGCCGAGGGCCGCCGCCCGCGCATTCTGGTCGTGAAGATGGGCCAGGACGGCCACGACCGGGGCGCGAAGGTGATCGCCACGGGCTTTGCCGACCTGGGCTTCGACGTGGACGTGGGTCCGCTGTTCCAGACGCCCGAGGAGGCCGCGCGGCAGGCGGTGGAAAACGACGTGCACGTGATCGGCGTGAGCAGCCAGGCTGCCGGGCACCGCACCCTGATTCCGCAACTGATCCAGGCGCTGCGGGAACAGGGCGCGGACGACATTCTGGTCGTCGCGGGCGGCGTGATTCCGCAGCAGGATTACGCCGAGCTGCGCGCGGCGGGCGTGGCGGGCATCTTCGGGCCGGGCACGCCGATCCTGCACTCGGCGCGCGAAGTGCTGGGGCTGCTGCGGGGGCGGCAGGGGACGCCCCTCACGCCCTGA
- a CDS encoding aldehyde dehydrogenase family protein: MTPRAAATAPPDLRALFEAQQAHRLRMAQTGAAERQAVLRRLRAGLQRHRARLAGALALDLGKSRAEAEITELHPVVAELNHALTHLPRWMRPRTVPTPATLLGSRSRVVPEARGVTLILSPWNYPVNLALVPLIASLAAGNTVILKPSEKAPATARALQELLEEVFEPRLVAVVEGGADVAAALTALPFDHIFFTGSGEVGRRVMAAAAPNLTPVTLELGGKSPAIVEASADLTLAAERVGWGKFLNAGQTCVAPDYVLVPHEQHDPFVERLVGVVARRFSDPGAFGRMVDARSVERLERLTRQSVAAGARVVLGGDFDPARRFVSPTLVTGVTPDMPLMREELFGPVLPVLRYGELEDALALVRRLDTPLALYVFTRDPAQAERVRAGTRSGGLMVNGTVVHLSNPHLPFGGSGPSGMGNYHGESGFRTFSHERAVMQEAALSPTRLGYPPYGRPGPRLSAWLLRQLERTLPSG; encoded by the coding sequence ATGACCCCCCGCGCCGCCGCGACCGCTCCCCCGGACCTCCGCGCCCTGTTCGAGGCCCAACAGGCCCACCGCCTGCGGATGGCGCAGACCGGGGCCGCCGAGCGGCAGGCCGTCTTGCGCCGCCTGCGCGCGGGCCTCCAGCGGCACCGCGCGCGCCTGGCCGGGGCGCTCGCGCTCGATCTGGGCAAGAGCCGCGCCGAGGCCGAGATCACCGAACTGCATCCGGTGGTGGCCGAACTCAACCACGCCCTCACCCATCTGCCGCGCTGGATGCGGCCCCGCACGGTGCCGACCCCCGCCACGCTGCTCGGCTCGCGCAGCCGGGTGGTGCCCGAGGCGCGCGGGGTCACGCTGATCCTCAGCCCCTGGAACTATCCGGTGAACCTCGCGCTCGTTCCCTTGATCGCCAGCCTCGCCGCCGGAAACACCGTGATCCTCAAGCCCAGCGAAAAGGCCCCGGCGACCGCGCGGGCGCTGCAAGAGTTGCTGGAGGAGGTCTTCGAGCCTCGCCTCGTCGCGGTGGTCGAGGGCGGCGCGGACGTGGCCGCCGCCCTGACCGCCCTGCCTTTCGACCACATCTTCTTCACCGGCAGCGGCGAGGTGGGGCGCCGGGTGATGGCCGCCGCCGCCCCCAACCTGACCCCGGTCACGCTGGAGCTGGGCGGCAAGAGTCCGGCCATCGTGGAGGCGAGCGCCGACCTGACCCTCGCCGCCGAGCGCGTCGGCTGGGGCAAGTTCCTGAACGCCGGGCAGACCTGCGTGGCGCCCGACTACGTGCTGGTGCCCCACGAGCAGCACGACCCCTTCGTGGAGCGGCTGGTCGGGGTGGTCGCGCGGCGTTTCAGCGACCCCGGCGCCTTCGGGCGGATGGTGGACGCCCGCAGCGTCGAGCGTCTGGAGCGCCTGACCCGCCAGAGCGTGGCGGCGGGCGCGCGGGTGGTTCTGGGCGGCGACTTCGATCCGGCCCGCCGCTTCGTCTCGCCCACGCTGGTGACCGGCGTCACGCCCGACATGCCGCTGATGCGAGAAGAACTGTTCGGCCCGGTGTTGCCGGTGCTGCGCTACGGCGAGCTGGAAGACGCGCTGGCGCTGGTGCGGCGGCTCGATACGCCGCTGGCCCTCTATGTCTTTACCCGTGACCCCGCCCAGGCCGAGCGGGTGCGCGCCGGGACCCGCAGCGGCGGCCTGATGGTCAACGGCACGGTGGTCCACCTCAGCAACCCCCACCTGCCTTTCGGCGGCAGCGGTCCCAGCGGCATGGGCAACTACCACGGCGAGTCGGGCTTCCGCACCTTCAGCCACGAGCGCGCGGTGATGCAGGAAGCGGCCCTTAGCCCCACCCGGCTGGGGTATCCACCCTACGGCCGCCCCGGCCCGCGCCTGAGCGCCTGGCTGCTGCGCCAGCTCGAGCGCACGCTGCCGTCAGGCTAG
- a CDS encoding MFS transporter, protein MTAAPKAVPLDDAIDRLGLGRFQWRLLAICGLTWAADAMEVLLMGFALPGISAAFGLERGSADATWLLTATFAGMLVGAVFWGWLADRVGRRAVFLTTVALGVVFGLLGAFAPTVALLVLARFLTGFALGGTLPVDYAMMAEFVPTAWRGRFLVYLESFWALGTILVAALAWWLSALFEPPEAWRWLLALAALPGVIGLLARLGVPDSPRSLLVRGRDAEARAALERVARANGTALPDAPLAAPPPAPRATPAALFAGGLRRRTALLALVWFGLSLGYYGIFSWLPSYLRAQGLELGAVYRTTLLLALAQIPGYVLAAYLVERIGRRPTLVGYLAVSALGAYFFLLAGTPGAVLVTSAGLSFALLGAWGALYAYTPELFPTPLRTTGMGFVSGMARLASVLSPSVGALLLTGRLGAALSLFAGCFALAAACAWAIGVETRGRRLPETVGSPVPENGA, encoded by the coding sequence ATGACTGCCGCCCCGAAGGCTGTTCCCCTTGACGACGCGATCGACCGGCTGGGCCTCGGCCGCTTTCAGTGGCGGCTGCTGGCGATCTGCGGCCTGACCTGGGCCGCCGACGCGATGGAGGTGCTCTTGATGGGCTTCGCGCTGCCGGGCATCAGCGCCGCCTTCGGGCTGGAGCGGGGGTCGGCGGACGCCACGTGGCTGCTCACCGCGACCTTCGCGGGGATGCTGGTGGGCGCGGTGTTCTGGGGCTGGTTGGCTGACCGGGTGGGGCGGCGGGCGGTCTTTCTGACGACCGTCGCGCTGGGGGTGGTGTTCGGGCTGCTGGGGGCCTTTGCGCCCACCGTCGCGCTGCTGGTGCTGGCCCGTTTTCTGACCGGCTTCGCCCTCGGCGGCACCCTGCCGGTGGACTACGCGATGATGGCCGAGTTCGTGCCGACCGCGTGGCGCGGGCGCTTTCTGGTGTATCTGGAGAGCTTCTGGGCGCTGGGGACCATCCTGGTCGCGGCCCTGGCGTGGTGGCTGAGCGCGCTGTTTGAGCCGCCAGAAGCGTGGCGCTGGCTGCTGGCGCTCGCCGCGCTGCCGGGCGTGATCGGGCTGCTGGCGCGGCTGGGCGTGCCCGACTCGCCCCGGTCGCTGCTGGTGCGGGGCCGGGACGCGGAGGCGCGGGCCGCGCTGGAACGGGTCGCGCGGGCCAATGGGACCGCCCTGCCGGACGCGCCCCTCGCCGCCCCGCCGCCCGCCCCCCGCGCCACGCCCGCCGCCCTCTTCGCGGGGGGGCTGCGCCGCCGCACGGCGCTGCTCGCGCTGGTGTGGTTCGGCCTGAGCCTGGGGTACTACGGCATCTTCTCGTGGCTGCCGTCGTATCTGCGGGCGCAGGGGCTGGAGCTGGGCGCGGTGTACCGCACCACGCTGCTGCTGGCGCTGGCGCAGATTCCGGGGTACGTGCTGGCGGCGTATCTGGTGGAGAGAATCGGGCGCCGCCCCACCCTGGTCGGCTACCTCGCCGTGTCGGCGCTGGGCGCGTACTTTTTCCTGCTGGCGGGCACGCCGGGAGCGGTGCTGGTCACGTCGGCGGGGCTGTCCTTCGCGCTGCTGGGGGCCTGGGGCGCGCTGTACGCCTACACGCCCGAGCTGTTCCCGACGCCGCTGCGGACCACCGGCATGGGCTTTGTGAGCGGCATGGCGCGGCTCGCCAGCGTGCTGTCGCCCAGCGTGGGGGCGCTGCTGCTGACCGGGCGACTGGGCGCGGCCCTGAGCCTCTTCGCCGGGTGCTTCGCGCTGGCCGCCGCCTGCGCCTGGGCCATCGGCGTCGAGACGCGCGGACGCAGGCTGCCCGAAACGGTGGGGTCGCCCGTGCCGGAGAATGGCGCATGA
- the nadE gene encoding ammonia-dependent NAD(+) synthetase: MPTLRDHIRRDLHVQPDIDPAAEVERRVSFLAAYLRATPARGFVLGISGGQDSTLAGRLCQLAAERVRAQGGEATFLAVRLPYGTQADEADAQAALAFLRPDRCVTVNIREAADASARAAAGALGLAAGEGLRDFVRGNIKARERMVAQYALAGQEGLLVVGTDHAAEALTGFFTKYGDGGVDLTPLTGLTKGQGARLLAHLGAPESTWRKVPTADLEDDRPGLPDEAALGVSYAQIDAYLEGREVPGEAAEKLERMFLATRHKRALPVTPFDGWWQP; this comes from the coding sequence ATGCCCACCCTCCGCGACCACATCCGCCGCGACCTCCATGTCCAGCCCGACATCGACCCCGCCGCCGAGGTGGAGCGCCGCGTGAGCTTCCTGGCCGCGTACCTGCGCGCCACGCCCGCCCGGGGCTTCGTGCTGGGCATCAGCGGGGGCCAGGACAGCACCCTGGCCGGGCGGCTCTGTCAGCTCGCCGCCGAGCGGGTGCGGGCGCAGGGCGGCGAGGCGACCTTTCTGGCTGTGCGCCTCCCCTACGGCACGCAGGCCGACGAGGCCGACGCCCAGGCGGCCCTGGCTTTCCTGCGCCCCGACCGCTGCGTGACCGTGAACATCCGGGAGGCGGCAGACGCCAGCGCGCGGGCCGCCGCCGGGGCACTGGGGTTGGCGGCGGGCGAGGGGCTGCGCGACTTCGTGCGCGGCAACATCAAGGCGCGCGAGCGGATGGTCGCCCAGTACGCCCTGGCCGGGCAGGAGGGCCTGCTGGTGGTGGGCACCGACCACGCGGCCGAGGCGCTGACGGGCTTTTTCACCAAGTACGGCGACGGCGGCGTGGACCTGACGCCCCTGACCGGCCTGACCAAAGGCCAGGGCGCCCGGTTGCTCGCGCACCTCGGCGCCCCGGAGTCGACCTGGCGCAAGGTGCCCACCGCCGACCTGGAAGACGACCGCCCCGGCCTGCCCGACGAGGCCGCGCTGGGCGTGAGCTACGCCCAGATCGACGCCTACCTGGAAGGCCGCGAGGTGCCCGGGGAGGCGGCGGAGAAACTGGAGCGGATGTTCCTGGCGACCCGGCACAAGCGGGCGCTGCCGGTGACGCCCTTCGACGGCTGGTGGCAGCCCTGA
- a CDS encoding alpha/beta fold hydrolase codes for MARGEGAVAGLRSPRSGPARPQCPPGRAAHVGRRPAAALDALDGQAAHVVGHSLGGALGLELARQRPAQVQSLLVSGTVGPLSPAQARLMAWASRLPLPPGPALTLALRQFRIPARDRAWVREALAGTLVPSWQADLVRVLVSLSPPAPTGTPTLVLVGALETRSARSGAARLARTLGAPAFGVPGAGHVWNLEAPELFARTVSAWVQRDPLPPELKRLG; via the coding sequence GTGGCACGCGGTGAGGGCGCGGTTGCCGGACTTCGAAGTCCGCGCTCCGGACCTGCCCGGCCACAGTGCCCGCCGGGGCGAGCGGCTCACGTTGGAAGGCGCCCTGCGGCGGCCCTGGACGCGCTGGACGGCCAGGCGGCGCACGTCGTCGGGCATTCGCTGGGAGGAGCGCTCGGGCTGGAACTGGCGCGGCAGCGCCCGGCACAGGTGCAGTCCCTGCTGGTGTCCGGCACCGTGGGACCGCTCAGCCCCGCTCAGGCCCGGCTGATGGCGTGGGCCTCCCGCCTTCCGCTGCCGCCTGGCCCCGCGCTGACGCTGGCGCTGCGCCAGTTCCGGATTCCTGCCCGCGACCGGGCCTGGGTGCGCGAGGCGCTTGCCGGGACGCTCGTCCCGAGCTGGCAGGCCGATCTGGTCCGGGTGCTGGTCAGCCTCTCCCCTCCCGCGCCCACCGGCACGCCCACCCTGGTGCTCGTCGGCGCGCTGGAGACGCGGTCTGCCCGCAGCGGGGCCGCGCGCCTGGCCCGGACGCTGGGCGCTCCCGCGTTCGGCGTGCCCGGGGCCGGCCACGTGTGGAATCTGGAGGCGCCCGAGCTGTTTGCCCGCACCGTCAGCGCCTGGGTGCAGAGAGACCCCCTGCCCCCCGAGCTGAAGCGGCTCGGCTAG
- a CDS encoding nicotinate phosphoribosyltransferase produces the protein MISAPPPSASHPSALFTDLYQLTMMQGYHAQGLHTQEAVFDLYFRKLPFQGGFAVWAGLEAALDLLENLRFSEEDLGYLGSLGLFRPEFLTALGGWRFSGRVTAFREGRVVFAHEPLLTVTAPLWEAQLVETALLNTLNFQTLVATKAARCVLAAAASPHGGQVIEFGARRAQGPDGALSAARAAFVGGAVGSSNVEAGQRYGLPLTGTHAHAWVESFPDELSAFRAYAELYPDATTLLLDTVDTLRSGLPNALTVARELRARGFELRGVRLDSGDLAYLSCRVREALDAAGFPGVKIVASNDLSESVIASIIAEGGRVDVYGVGTQLVTAGGEGGGALGGVYKLAGLGGVPKMKLTGEPAKSSLPGEKRVWRGEGEDGSFVLDVLTLGEAPRAGQRVSDPTNPLRFSRLPGELSWQDAREVVLEGGRRTLPAETLPEAQARARADLARLPAGTRRALNPHLYRVGLGDDVAALRDRVAGELRAHAGA, from the coding sequence ATGATCTCTGCCCCCCCGCCCTCTGCCTCCCACCCCTCCGCGCTGTTTACCGACCTCTACCAGCTCACGATGATGCAGGGGTACCACGCCCAGGGCCTGCATACGCAGGAGGCGGTCTTCGACCTGTACTTTCGCAAGCTGCCTTTTCAGGGGGGGTTCGCGGTGTGGGCGGGGCTGGAAGCGGCGCTCGACCTGCTGGAAAACCTGCGCTTCAGCGAGGAAGACCTGGGGTACCTCGGCTCGCTGGGCCTGTTCCGCCCCGAGTTCCTGACGGCGCTGGGTGGCTGGCGCTTCAGCGGGCGGGTCACGGCCTTTCGCGAGGGCCGGGTGGTGTTCGCGCACGAACCGCTGCTGACCGTCACCGCGCCGCTGTGGGAGGCGCAGCTCGTCGAGACGGCGCTGCTGAACACCCTGAACTTCCAGACGCTGGTGGCGACCAAGGCGGCCCGCTGCGTCCTGGCGGCGGCGGCCAGCCCGCACGGCGGGCAGGTCATCGAGTTCGGCGCCCGGCGCGCCCAGGGACCCGATGGGGCGCTCAGCGCGGCGCGGGCGGCGTTCGTGGGCGGCGCGGTGGGCAGCTCCAACGTGGAGGCGGGGCAGCGCTACGGTCTCCCGCTGACCGGCACCCACGCCCACGCCTGGGTCGAGAGCTTTCCCGACGAACTGAGCGCCTTTCGCGCCTACGCCGAGCTGTACCCGGACGCGACCACCCTGCTGCTGGACACGGTGGATACCCTGCGCTCCGGCCTCCCCAACGCCCTGACGGTCGCGCGCGAACTGCGGGCGCGCGGCTTTGAACTGCGCGGCGTGCGCCTCGACAGCGGCGACCTCGCTTACCTGTCGTGCCGGGTGCGCGAGGCCCTCGACGCGGCGGGCTTTCCCGGGGTCAAGATCGTGGCGAGCAACGACCTCTCGGAATCGGTGATCGCCTCGATCATCGCGGAAGGCGGGCGGGTGGACGTGTACGGGGTGGGCACCCAGCTGGTCACGGCGGGGGGCGAGGGCGGCGGGGCGCTGGGCGGCGTCTACAAGCTCGCGGGGCTGGGCGGCGTGCCCAAGATGAAGCTGACCGGCGAACCCGCCAAGTCCAGCCTGCCCGGCGAGAAGCGGGTCTGGCGCGGCGAGGGGGAGGACGGCAGTTTCGTGCTCGACGTGCTGACGCTGGGCGAGGCTCCCCGCGCGGGCCAGCGCGTCAGCGACCCCACCAACCCGCTGCGTTTCTCGCGCCTGCCCGGCGAGCTGAGCTGGCAGGATGCCCGCGAGGTCGTGCTGGAGGGGGGGCGCCGGACCCTCCCCGCCGAGACGCTGCCCGAAGCCCAGGCCCGCGCCCGCGCGGACCTCGCCCGGCTTCCGGCCGGGACCCGCCGCGCCCTCAACCCGCACCTCTACCGGGTCGGCCTGGGAGACGACGTGGCCGCGCTGCGCGACCGGGTGGCCGGAGAACTGCGGGCGCACGCGGGCGCGTGA